DNA sequence from the Kazachstania africana CBS 2517 chromosome 4, complete genome genome:
TGTAAATTGACAGATTTTGGTATTTCTGATTGGTATCATGTAGAACCcgataattttgaatcacCAGTGAAGACCTGTCAAGGTATGATTGGATCACCACCTTTCACACCCCCAGAAGTGATGTATTTTGATGCTAAGAATCATTacgatgaaaaattacagaaACCTTATAACCCGTTAGCAATGGATTACTATGCTTTAGGCATACTACTATTTACATTGATTAACAACATCATACCCTTCATTGAATCTTGTAATCACGATCCCAGATTTAGAGATTTTGAAGCGGCGTATGAGAAGTTTGTTAAATACTCAAGTAAGAATTTCAGGGTGAAAAATTCGTACAAACCAGGACCAGGATCTGAGTATTCACTTTCTAAGAATTTTAAAAGTGACCTTAATGCTACAAGAGTTGCATGGAGACTTGCTGATCCGAACCCGGAAACCAGATATACTATTGAAGAGTTATTCAATGATCCATGGTTCCAGAAGATTGAAACCTGTGTGGACCCTGATGACGAGTCCTGTATAATGCCACCACCTGATGTAAGAAAGGCAAGCGTTTTGAACAGTAGTAATGGGGAAATAGAGTACAAGATGAACGATGCAAATACTTACAATATGGACAACGAAAGTGAGACTAACAGTGACGTGTTATCTAACCATTTATCTATTGGTTCTGATAATGCACAATATACAAAACCTAGGTCAATGGTAGAGATTGCAGAGGCACCATTGAAATTGCCGGAACAATTACAATCTAAAAGAGAGAATAAAGCGTCATTTACGTTAAATGAAGACACATCGAAGCACACGTTAGATTCCCTTTCTGTACATGATGACTATTCTGACGCTTCAGAATCTAGTGGTGGATCAAAAAGACAGTCCCTTgcatcatcgtcatcatcttcaaatggtAAAAATCAAGAAGAGAGTGTGGATGCTATTTTAGAACATTCTACCCCTCCAACAGCAGATCAATCCAGAAATGAAACCGGCTTACCAGAGCCATATGCAGTACAGCCACATTTGCCTACAGCTTTACTAAATAGTAAGAAAAGTGCTTCGAACAATGTAACAGAGAGAATGACCGATCTGTCACTGGCTGCCAAGAAAACTTCAGGCTCCTCCATGATCACCACAGGTGGTCACACACCCAGATCTTCCCCTTTGAGGAAGAGAACGGTGGTACACCACCATCTAGAAGTCCCCTCCAGTGTCGTCCACATGCCGTCCTCTCAGCCGTTTATAGTATCCAGATAGAATACGTTATATACACATATAAATTTTGAGCGTCTCAACTTATAACCAATATTCCAGAATTTGAACGCAGGGGACAACCCTAACCCAGGGCTtgcagaaaaaaaaagaaaaaggatCAGTGGCTTCCACGGAGTCCCCGCGTGGGCTCATAACCCGCGGGTTCTGTTCTCGGCTTCCCTTCTCCTGCTTCGTATAGAAGGAGAAAACATTGGCCGCTCCGCGAAACGAGCCGAGCCTTGCAATACGCACCATGCTGTTTTATACGACTGGCCACAATCAGCAACGAGAGGCCAATACAAACAGCAGTCGATCGATACCACTGTTAGAAAACCAGTCATTATCCCAAAACGATACTCCTCAACAGTGGCATTTGATACAGACTGCCTCCCACTTCTTACAGTTGCTGTCCACAGGGTTGCCAATCGTCCAATCCCATGCGTTTTTCGGATCTCAAATCGTCAGAGGGAttcctttttctcttttacTGCAATTCAGGATAAACTGTACAGCAGAACACTTAAACCACGGAGAACTTCTCGCATTGCAGCAAAGATAATCCACTGTTactatttatttatttatctCCACGCacagaaatgaaaaattttctccaTTTGGGCACAAATGTCAGTAAACCTACTGAGTACGAGCATCAAAACGTTATATAAGCAATCATCgtatttcttgaaactgACATATTTGTCTACCGTATTAGTAATCCAcattacatatatatataacacATTTTACTAAGACTTTTCCGAGGGTTTTTAGCAGCTTCTATTTCAAGTTTCATACCAaagtagtagtagtagtagcCACCTCCATCCGTAATGAACTCAACCATTGTAGAAATGGTTAATGAAACCGTAAGTTCAGTAGTGAATAGTACTATTGCTGACTATACTGAGTTTTTCTCCGCCGCTGCTGAACCACAAATCGTTCTATCCGCTAAACCTTCTTTGGTCCAAGGTATTCCTGATGGTATCTTGGCATTGATCGCTCCAGTAGTAGCCTACTGGACCTTCTCCATGTTCTTCCACACTTTGGATACTTTCAACTTAGCTGAAACTTATAGAATTCATCCAAGTGAAGAAGTCAAGGCAAGAAATTTAGCAAGTAGATTCGACGTACTATGTGAAGTCATCTTACAGCATATCATCCAATCCGTCGTGGGTTATGGTTTCTACCGTTTCGATGGTATTTCACAAACTGGTTACGAATCTAATCAAATCTGGAACATTAAGAAGTATCTAATCGTTAATCTACATTTGAATCAGTATTTAAGTCTCGAAATAATCGACACACTAGTGAATTATGCTTACAATTATGGTATCTCAGCCTTTAAAATCGCTATTGGCTTCGTTATCATCGACACTTGGCAATACTGGTTACACAGATTAATGCATCTAAACAAAACTCTTTACAAGAAATACCATTCCGTCCATCACGAATTGTACGTTCCTTACGCCTACGGTGCCCTTTTCAATGCCCCATTGGAAGGTTTCTTACTGGACACTCTAGGAACCGGTATTGCTGCTATTCTAACCGGTTTAAGTCAAAGAGAACAAATCATTTTATACACTTTTGCAACAATGAAAACCGTCGACGATCACTGTGGTTACGATCTTCCATTCGATCCTTTCCAAATGATCTTCCCAAACAACTCTGTCTATCATGATATCCATCACCAAACTTGGGGTTTGAAATCAAACTTTGCTCAACCTTTCTTCGTCTTCTGGGATAACGTCTGCAGCACCAAGTTTGCTCCAATGGATTCCGAATTGAAAGGTGTCAAGAGAATTAACATCCATCAATACAAGAAGTTCTTGCAAAACagagaaaatgaaagagtcgagaaattaaagaaattcaagGAATCAATGGACGTCTCcaatgaagaagacaagaaaattgatgaaactAAGAAGAAGGATATGTGATATTCcacttttcattttccatttatttatttattatttatttattagttatatatatatatatatatgacCTAACGATattctaataaaaaattaaaaaaaaattgcacTAAGGTCTTGATATTCTATTTTACAATGGGTATATAGAGCTGCTGTCATACAATGAGTGCATATATCAATCCATTAGGCTCTGAATCAACTACAGCCATACAGCCAATCCCGTTGTTTGTAATCAAATCTAAGATCATATCAGCACAACCAAATTTGAAgcttttcattaatttatcGCATGCCAAAGAAATACCATTACCCAAGTCACCGTTCAGCCCAAAGACTACGTACAAtgaaataatgaataatcAATGGGAAATCCCCATAATCACTTCACCTTCACGTATCGAGAAGGacaaaaaaggaaataaGTGTACAGTGTACGATTGCATAATTAATAGTCAGTTAGTCGATACGGTATTGGATGTGACGAACgtgaatttgaaacaaatcTTGATTGAATGGTGTTTTGAGAGTATAGAGATTATTGATAATGTAATAATTGAtagagaaaatatcaagttCCCCAAGTTGAAATTTAAATGTGAAGGTCAGGATAAATTACCTGAATTGGAGGTCAGAAATGAACAATTCATGgaaactgaaaagaaaaatgatgatatccAAGAATTCTTGCAAATGAAAAGAGATCTAATTGAGAAAGATGGTATAGATTCTGATGAGTTGCCCGCATTGTTCCCCTTGACTAggaataataataacggTGGCGACAATGAAATGCCCAAGAATAAAGTTGTAATAGAAGATATTACTAATGAGTGgcagaaaatgaaacagaAATCTAAGATTTCTGAAAATGTGCATGTAATTAAGAAAGATATTAACTTTGTCGTtacaatgaagaaaattacaaaggaaaaaagtgcatataaattgaagatCGAAATTGAGTCAGAGATTGAGTCAAGTTTAGATTTAAATGTGTCATACAATTTAAAcgataatgaattatt
Encoded proteins:
- the PTK2 gene encoding protein kinase PTK2 (similar to Saccharomyces cerevisiae PTK2 (YJR059W) and PTK1 (YKL198C); ancestral locus Anc_1.507); amino-acid sequence: MVSEATNSKPKDGTPQRSPSVNALKLLGKKILHASSHVENVPSGVIENSRLHSGNSISPLRHRKTSPSQGTVPSSLAVNRNRSPSLTHSKNNTLSNGGSTSHPLHAIKSNSSIANLLAHANNPFVAESSQKQRGGIAVAPTSKLNKDKNSERKIKTHHMEPHRSKSFVNNKILNTEDFRKNDERSHLVYNPYGINNSRPGTAFAEENRNDGDNDLSFYLHDGNVKIRMLPLPIQNPNDFLPERMTQFSIHLTDNFVFDSNNKTIGSGGSSEVRIVRSAYRQNRVYALKKLNMIYDETPDKFYKRCSKEFIIAKHLSHNVHIISTYLLVKIATTTYTTRGWGFIMELGHKDLFQLIERSGWRQVPLSEKYCIFKQIAQGVKYCHDNGIAHRDLKPENVLITKDGICKLTDFGISDWYHVEPDNFESPVKTCQGMIGSPPFTPPEVMYFDAKNHYDEKLQKPYNPLAMDYYALGILLFTLINNIIPFIESCNHDPRFRDFEAAYEKFVKYSSKNFRVKNSYKPGPGSEYSLSKNFKSDLNATRVAWRLADPNPETRYTIEELFNDPWFQKIETCVDPDDESCIMPPPDVRKASVLNSSNGEIEYKMNDANTYNMDNESETNSDVLSNHLSIGSDNAQYTKPRSMVEIAEAPLKLPEQLQSKRENKASFTLNEDTSKHTLDSLSVHDDYSDASESSGGSKRQSLASSSSSSNGKNQEESVDAILEHSTPPTADQSRNETGLPEPYAVQPHLPTALLNSKKSASNNVTERMTDLSLAAKKTSGSSMITTGGHTPRSSPLRKRTVVHHHLEVPSSVVHMPSSQPFIVSR
- the SUR2 gene encoding sphingosine hydroxylase (similar to Saccharomyces cerevisiae SUR2 (YDR297W); ancestral locus Anc_5.314) — protein: MVNETVSSVVNSTIADYTEFFSAAAEPQIVLSAKPSLVQGIPDGILALIAPVVAYWTFSMFFHTLDTFNLAETYRIHPSEEVKARNLASRFDVLCEVILQHIIQSVVGYGFYRFDGISQTGYESNQIWNIKKYLIVNLHLNQYLSLEIIDTLVNYAYNYGISAFKIAIGFVIIDTWQYWLHRLMHLNKTLYKKYHSVHHELYVPYAYGALFNAPLEGFLLDTLGTGIAAILTGLSQREQIILYTFATMKTVDDHCGYDLPFDPFQMIFPNNSVYHDIHHQTWGLKSNFAQPFFVFWDNVCSTKFAPMDSELKGVKRINIHQYKKFLQNRENERVEKLKKFKESMDVSNEEDKKIDETKKKDM
- the PIH1 gene encoding Pih1p (similar to Saccharomyces cerevisiae PIH1 (YHR034C); ancestral locus Anc_5.317), with translation MSAYINPLGSESTTAIQPIPLFVIKSKIISAQPNLKLFINLSHAKEIPLPKSPFSPKTTYNEIMNNQWEIPIITSPSRIEKDKKGNKCTVYDCIINSQLVDTVLDVTNVNLKQILIEWCFESIEIIDNVIIDRENIKFPKLKFKCEGQDKLPELEVRNEQFMETEKKNDDIQEFLQMKRDLIEKDGIDSDELPALFPLTRNNNNGGDNEMPKNKVVIEDITNEWQKMKQKSKISENVHVIKKDINFVVTMKKITKEKSAYKLKIEIESEIESSLDLNVSYNLNDNELLIENSNTIEFNPKRLNLLLPNFIKELKYSSKDFKTYFIKREKKLYIFV